Part of the Oerskovia paurometabola genome is shown below.
CGGGCCGCGACCCGTCCGAGCCGTGCTGGTCCTGGCACGACGCGGGGCGCACCGTGGGGTGGGTGTCCCGGCGCCAGGCCCACGAGGCCCTCGTGCACCGGGTCGACGCCGAGCAGACCGCAGGACGCGACGTCACGAGCGCCGACCCGCAGGTCGCGGCCGACGGGGTCGACGAGGTCCTGCGCGTCCTGGTCGACGGGATCCCCGCCTGGGGGACGTTCACGCCCGACGGGAGCACGGTCTCGGTCGCGGTCGACGGGCCGGGGGAGACGCCGCGGTCGTGGGAGCTCGCGTTCGGGCGGCTCACGGGGGTCGGCCCCGAGTCGGGCACGGCGTACGACCTCGACTCGGCGCAGCTCGTGGACCTGCCCGGGTCCACGACGGCCCAGGTCTCGGGCCCGGCGTGGGCGCTGGACCTGTGGCTGTGGGGCCGGGCCGACCGGCAGGGGCTGACGGTCCACGGCGACCCCGCGCTCGTGGACCGGCTGCGCGCCGTCGCGAACGAGGGGATGCAGTAGCCACCGCCTGACCGCGCGAGGCCCTGGAGCGGGCCCGGACCGCCCCGGACCGCTCGGACCCGCCCTACTGCTCGGTCGTGGCGTCCGGCCCGCGGCGTCCCGTGGTCGCGCGGCGCCCGTCGCGGTTCGCGCCGCGGCCGGACGTCGAACGTGGTAGCGGGGAGTCGAGCCCGCCCCGGCCGGACGTGCCCGTCGAGCCCGCAGAGCCTGTCGTCGAGCGGCCGACGTCGGCGGCCTCCGCGGCGCGCTCCGACTCCTTCTCGTCGAGCTCCTCGAGCAGGTTGCGGATCTCGGAGCGCACGAAGTCACGTGTCGCGACCTCGTTGAGCGCGATGCGCAGCGCGGCCATCTCCCGCGCGAGGTACTCGGTGTCGGCGAGGTTGCGCTCGCCGCGCTGGCGGTCCTGCTCTGCGCTCACGCGGTCGCGGTCCGTCTGGCGGTTCTGCGCCAGCAGGATGAGGGGGGCCGAGTACGACGCCTGGAGCGAGAGCATGAGCGTCAGGGCCGTGAAGCCCAGGGCCGCGGAGTCGAAGCGCAGCGACTCGGGTCCCCACGTGTTGAAGCCCAGCCACAGGAGGCAGAACACGGTCATGTAGAGCAGGAACCGCGGGGTGCCCATGAACCGGGCGATGCCCTCGGAGATCTTGCCGAACGCGTCCTGCTCGACGCGGACGCGCGGCAGGAGGGTGCGGCGCGCGGCCTTGGGCGTGTCGAGGCGCTCAGCCACGGAGACCTCCTCGGCGGATCGGGAAGGCGGAGGACGCGGGAGTCTGCGTGCCGAGGCTCGTCTCGTCCGCGTCGTCGTCCGTCTCGCGCCAGTCGTCGGGCAGCATGTGGTCGAGCACGTCGTCGACGCTGATGGCGCCCAGCAGGCGCTTCTCGTCGTCGAGAACGGGCAGGGCCAGCAGGTCGTACGCCGCGAGCAGGCGCGTGACGCGCCCGAGCGGCGCGTCGGGGCGCACCCACTCGATGTCGGAGTCGAGCACCGACCCGACCGACACGTGCGGGGGCTCGCGCAGGAGCTTCTGGAAGTGCACGACGCCCAGGAAGCGCCCGGTGGGCGTCTCGAGCGGGGGGCGCACGACGAACACGAGCGCGGCGAGCGCGGGCGGCAGGTCCTGCCGGCGGATCTGCGCGAGGGCCGTGGCGATCGTGGTCTCGGGTCCGAGGACCACGGGCTCGGTCGTCATGAGACCGCCCGCGGTGTCCTCGTCGTACGCGAGGAGCCGGCGCACGTCGCGCGCCTCCTCGGGCTCCATGAGCTCGAGGAGCTCGGCCGCCTGCTCCTGGGGGAGCTCGTGCAGGAGGTCGGCGGCGTCGTCGGGCTGCATGGCCTCCAGGACGTCGGCCGCACGGTCGGTGTCGAGGCCCGAGAGGATCGCGACCTGGTCGTCCTCGGGGAGCTCCTCGAGGACGTCGGCGAGGCGCTCGTTGTCGAGGGCCGTGGCGACCTCGAGGCGGCGCGTGTCGCCGAGGTCGTGCAGGACGTCGGCGAGGTCGGCGGGCTTGAGGTCGTCGTAGGCCGCGAGCAGGCGGGCGGCGCCCTGGGTCTCGGGCGTCCCGGCGAGGCCTGTGACCGCGCCGATCTCGACGACGAACGCGTCGCCGCGCCGCCGGATCCCCAGCGCGTTGGGGGTCGTGTGACGGCGCACGAAGAGCTGGTTGACGAGCCAGTCGCCCGTGCGCTGCTTCTCGATCGAGAGGTCCTCGACGGTCGCGGACCCCGAGCCGTCGACGAACTGCACGGTCCGGTCGAGCAGCTCGCTCACCGCGAGGGTCTCCATGGCGCGCTGCTCGAAGCGGCGCATGTTGACCAGGCCGGTGCTGATGACCTGTCCCGCGTCGATGCTCGTGACGCGGGTCAGGGGCAGGAAGACGCGTCGTCGACCGGGCACCTCGACCACGAGGCCGACGGCGCGCGGGGCCCCCTTGGGGCGGAGGAGGACGACGACGTCACGCACGCGTCCGACCTGGTCACCGAGGGGGTCGAACACCGCCGTACCGGCCAGGCGCGCGACGAAGACGCGGGTAGTTGCACTCACGTCGCAAGACTACGCACCGCGCGGTGCGGTGGCGCCTCGACGGTCCGGCGACCTGGAGGAGAGGAGGTGCCGACCCTGTGCCGACCGTGTGCCGAGCGGCCCGGGCGGTGGCAGCGTGCTGGACGCCCGCCACGATGTCTGCTTGAATCTGACAGGAACGGACCTCAATCCGTCAGAATCAGTCACGCGGGTTCATCAGGTGGTCCGGCTCGCAGCGCAGGCGCCGCAGCCCCCGAGGCAGGGAGAGACGCATGGCACGCCACGAAGACCCGACCGTCGGCGACGCACCAGGCGGGCTCAGCAAGTCCGTCAGGTGGGAACGCATGCTCGCGCTGCTCGCCGACCGGCAGCGGCTGTCCGTGACCGAGGTGTCCGAGCAGTTCGGCATCTCCGAGTCGACGGTGCGCCGCGACTTCGACCAGATGGCCGACCGGCGCCTCGCGCACCGCACCCACGGCGGGGTGGTCGCGGCGTCCGTCGCCTACGGCCTGCCCGGTCGCTACGGCCAGCAGGTCGACGACCGCCAGCTCGTGGCCGAGGCCGCCGCGCGGCTCGTCGCGCAGCGCCACACCGGCCAGCCCGTCGTCGGCTTCAACGGCGGGCGCACCACGACGCTCGTCGCGAAGATGCTCGGCGAGATCTCCGACCAGGCCTCCGAGCAGGCGGCTCGGCACGGCGAGCACGTCTACACGGTCGTCACGAGCGCGCTCAACATCGCGACCGACCTCGTCCTGCGCCCCCAGGTGCGGACCGTGTGCCTGGGCGGGACCGCACGCGCGCAGTCCTACGAGCTCACCGGACCTCTCGCCGTGACGATGGCCCGGAGCCTGTGGCTCGACGTGCTCGTCGTCGGGATGGTCGGCATCGACGAGCACGCCGGGCTCACGTGCGCCGACCCCGACGAGGCCGGTGTCACGACCGCCCTGGTCGAGCACTCGCGCGCCGTGGTCGCCGTCGGGACCTCGGACAAGCTCGGGGTCCGCTCGTTCGCGCAGATCTGCGACCTGTCCGCCGTCACCACGCTCGTCACCGACGCGGGCGCGACCGAGGAGCAGCTCGCCCCCCTGCGGGACGCAGGGGTCGAGGTCGTCGTCGTCCCGACGGCACCTCCCGCCCCTCCCGGCGTCCCGTCCACGACGTCCGCACCATGACGGACTCCGGGCGTGCGCGGTCCGCGCACCCGGTGGCCCCACCAGAAGGGTTCGACACCATGAGCACCTCCCACGTCAGCACCGAGATCGCGAGCCAGCCCGAGGTCTGGCGCGAGGCGGCACGCCTCGCGGCCGAGCGCGCGGCGGTCCTCCCGCAGCCGGGCGAGCGCGTCGCGATCGTCGGCTGCGGCACGTCCTGGTTCGTCGCGCAGGCCTACGCGGCCCGCCGCGAGGAGCTGGGCCAGGGCGTCACCGACGCGTTCGCGGGCAGCGAGTACCCGGTGGGCCGCGACTACGACCGGGTCGTGGCGATCACGCGCTCCGGGACCACGACCGAGATCCTGCACCTCCTCGACGTGCTCGGCGGCAGGCAGCGCACCCTGGCGATCGTGGGTGACCCGACCTCGCCCGGTGCGGGCGCCGCGGACGACGTGGTCGTGATGCCCTTCGCCGACGAGCAGTCCGTGGTCCAGACCCGGTTCGCGACGGCCGCGCTCACGCTCCTGCGTGCCGGACTCGGCGACGACGTCGAGGCGCTCGCGGCAGCGGCCGAGGACGTCGTGGGATGGCAGGTCCCCGAGGAGGTCCTGGACCGCACCCAGTTCACGTTCCTGGGGCGCGGCATGGCCGTGGGGCTCGCGAACGAGGCGGGGCTCAAGATGCGCGAGGCGTCGCTCGCCTGGGCCGAGGCGTACCCGGCCATGGACTACCGCCACGGTCCCATCAGCATCTCGGACGAGACGAGCGCGGTCATCCTGCTCGGCGCCGAGGTCCCGGGGCTGGTCGAGGACGTCGAGCGCACGGGAGCCCTCGTGGTCCGCTTCGACGAGGACGCTCAGCTCACGCTCGTGCGCTGCCAGCTCCTCGCGGTCGCGAACGCCGAGCGCAAGGGCCTGGACCCCGACGCCCCGCGCCACCTGACGCGCTCGATCATCCTGGAGGACGTCGCATCATGAGGCCCGGGGAGGAGCAGCCCGCCTTCCCCGCCGCCCCGGAGCCCGCGGCGGGGACGGCGGGGCTCCGTCCGGCGGTGATCGCGCTCGACGTCGGCGGGACGGACATCAAGTCGGCGCTGGTCGCGCGCGGTGCGAGCCCGGGCGAACCTGACGAGATCCTCCTCGAGCGCGTGGCACCCACGCGTGCCGCGCAGGGGCCCGAGGCCTCGGTCGCCGCGGTCCTGGCGGCGGTCGAGGCGCTGCGTGCCGAGGTCCCGGCGGGCTACCACGTGCGGGGCGTGGGCCTCGCGGTGCCCGGCGTCGTCGACGAGGACGCCGGCGTCGTGCTGAACGCGGAGAACCTCGACTGGGTGGACCTGCCGCTGCGGCAGGTCGTCGCGGACGCGACGGGACTGCCCGTGGGGTTCGGCCACGACGTGCGTGCGGGCGGCCTCGCGGAGGCCCGTCTCGGCGCGGGCCGCGGCGAGCCCGACCACGCGTACGTGTCGGTCGGTACGGGCATCGCCGCGGCGATCGTGCTGCGCGGCGAGGTCTACGCCGGGCGCGGCTTCGCGGGCGAGCTGGGCCACGGGGGAGTGCGCGGCGGGACGCCGTGCCCCTGCGGCGGCAGCGGGTGCGCCGAGACCTACGCGTCGGCCGCGGGCATGGCGCGCAGCTACCGGGAGCGCACGGGCGCCTCTGCTCTCGAGGTGCCCGGCTCGGCCGAGGTCCTGGCCCGGGCGACGGCGGGCGACGCCGTGGCCCGCGAGGTGTGGGACCGCGCGGTCGACCGGCTCGGCGAGCTCGTCGCCGCGATGGTCCGCGTCCTGGCCCTCCCGGTCGTCGTGGTCGGCGGTGGGCTCGTGCGCGCGGGCGACGACCTCATGGTCCCCCTCGACGCCGCGGTGCGGTCCTACCTGACCATCCACCCGGCCCCGCGACTGGTCCCGGCCGTGCTGGGCTCGGCCGCCGGCACGTACGGCGCGACGGTCCTCGCGTGGGACGCGGTGGCCACGAACGACCTGGAGCCGATGTGAGCGGCGACCAGCAGGTCCGGGTCCTGTGCCTCACACCGAACCCGGCCTGGGACGTGACCTACGGCGTCGACCGCCTGGACCCGGGCGAGGCGCTGCGCGTCCGTTCGGTCGCGGCCCGTGCGGGCGGCAAGGGCGTCAACGTCGCCCGCGTCGTGCGGGCGCTGGGCGGCGACTCGGTCGCGGTCGCCCCCGTGGGCGGGCTCCTCGGGCCTGCGTTCGCGGCGGACCTCGAGGCCGCGGGACAGCCCGCGTCGCTCGTGCCCGTCGCGGGGGCGCTGCGGCAGGCGGTCGCGGTGGTCCCGGAGCACGCGGGGCCCGACGACGGCGGTCACCCCACGGTGCTCAACGAACCCGGGGCGCCGCTCACCGCGCAGGAGTGGGCGCTGTTCGTGCGCACCGCGGTCGGGCTCGTGGGGGACGGGACGGTCGTCACGATCTCCGGCTCGCTGCCCGCGGGCACGACGCAGGACAGGTTCACCGACCTGGTGCGGTCGCTGCGCGCGGCCGGCTGCCCGGTCCACGTGGACGCCTCGGGACCGGGCCTGCTGTGGGCCGCACGGGCGGGCGCCGACCTCCTCAAGCCCAACCGGGCCGAGCTCGCGGAGGCGACCGGTGAGACCGGCCTCGCCGAGGGCGTGGCCGCGCTGCAAGGGCTGGGGGCGCGCGACGTCGTCGTGACCGACGGCGAGAAGGGCCTCGCGGCGTTCGAGCCCGGGTCCACGACCCCGGCGGCCCGCGCACGGCTCGACGTCCCCGTGCAGGGCAACCCGACGGGCGCGGGCGACGCGGCCATGGCGGCGCTCGCGGTGAGCGCCGGGAGGCCCTGGGCCGAGCGACTGGCCCTGACCGTCGCCACGTCGGCCGCAGCCGTGCTGCAGCCGGTCGCGGGCGAGGTCGACCCCCAGGACGTGCGCCGCCTCGGCGCGCGCGTCCTCGCCGAGAACCTGATCGACACCAGAACCACGGAGGACTGAATGCCGCTCGTCACCGCCCACCAGCTCGTCGACCGGGCCCGCGCCGAGAGCCGCGGGGTCGGAGCCTTCAACGTGATCCAGGTCGAGCACGCCGAGGCCTTCGTCGCCGCGGCCGCCCGCGCGGGCACGGGCGTCGTCCTGCAGATCAGCCAGAACGCCGCGAAGTACCACGGCGGACTCGAGCCGATCGCCCTCGCGACGCTCGCGATCGCCCGCGCGTCGAGCGCACCCGTCGTGGTCCACCTGGACCACGCCGAGGACCGTGCCCTCGTGAGCGAGGCCGTCCGTCTGGGGTTCACCTCGGTCATGTACGACGGGTCCGCGCTCGACTACGAGCAGAACGTCGAGGCCACGGCCGACGTCGTGCGCGAGGCGCACGCCCGCGGGGTCTTCGTCGAGGCCGAGCTCGGGAAGGTCGGGGGCAAGGACGGCGTGCACGCCCCCGGGGTGCGCACCGATCCTGCGGAGGCCGTCGCGTTCGTCGCGGCGACCGGGGTCGACGCGCTCGCGGTCGCGGTCGGCTCGTCGCACGCCATGACGGACCGGACGGCGTCGCTCGACTTCGAGCGGATCGCCGAGCTGCGCGCCGCCGTCCCCGTCCCCCTGGTGCTGCACGGCTCGTCGGGGGTCGCCGACCACGACCTGACGCGCGCGGTCAAGGAGGGCATGACGAAGATCAACGTCTCGACGCACCTCAACAACACGCTCACGCGGGCGCTGCGGGCCTACCTCGACGAGCACCCGACCGTCGTCGACCCCCGCAAGTACCTGGGTGCGGGCCGCGACGCGATGCGGGACGAGGTCGTACGCCTGCTGGCCGTGCTCGACGCGGTCTGAGCACTCCGGCCGTCCCCCCAGAGCGAACCCCCTCGCCTCACGCCCACATGTACGGGAGACTGGGCAGATGAGCATGACTCGTCCCAATTCCGCGCCCAAGGTCCCGACGCCGCCGAGCGGGGAGCAGATCGCGTCCTACGCGACCTACCTCGAGGCGCAGAAGGCCGTCGACTACCTCTCCGACAACAAGTTCGCCGTCGAGTACGTGACCATCGTCGGCACCGACCTGCGCATGGTCGAGCGGGTCATGGGCCGCCTCACGTACGGGCGGGTGGCGCTCGCGGGCCTCGCGTCCGGTGCGTGGTTCGGCCTGTTCGTTGGTCTGCTGCTGTACATGTTCAACAGCGGGGGCGGGCTGATGCTCGCAGCGATCGGTCTGGGTGCGGGCTTCGGCCTGCTGTTCTCGGTCCTGTCGTACTCGCTCACGGGCGGCAAGCGTGACTTCACGTCGTCGAGCCAGATCGTCGCGTCGTCGTACTCGTTGCTGTGCCTCGCGGAGCGGGCGGGCGACGCGCGTCGCCTCCTGTCCCAGATGCCCGACGGCGCCGCGGCCGTCGCGCGTCAGGTCCCGCCGGTCGCGGGCCAGACGGGACAGCCCGCGCAGCCGGGCCACTGGGGCCAGCCGGGCCAGGCGCCCGGTCAGCACCAGGGGCAGCCCGGTCAGCCGTGGGGTGCGCAGCAGCCGCAGGCGCCCGCTCCGGTCGTGAGCCCGGTCCAGCCGACCGACGCACCGGCCCAGCCCGCGCCGCCGGTCCGGACGCCCGACCCGCGCTGGACCACGCCGTCGGGGGCGCCCCGCTACGGTGCGATGCGCAGCGACGTGACACCGCCCGCCCCGGCCGACGGTGCACCTGTCGAGGGGAAGGGCGCGTCGGCCACCGACGCCCAGGCTGCGGCCGACGGCGCGACCGACGAGACGTCGTCGGGCACGCGCTAGGTCAACGCGCCACCCGCTCGGCAGCGGCCTTCGCCGCGTCGCGCTCGCGCTTGCGCGCCTCCTTGAGCCGCTTCTCGGCCTCTCGGACCGCCTTCTCCGCCTCGCGGCGCGCCTTGGACGCCTCCTTGACCTGGGGGTCGCGCGCGTAGGCCTCGGCTGCAGCGCGCTCCTGCGACGAGGGGAGGGGCGAGTCCGCGCGCTCGGCGGGCGAGCGGTCGATGTAGACCCCGATCCCGTCGAGCACGCGCTCGAGGCCGAACACGACGTCGTCGACCCCGTCGTCCTCGCTCAGGTACGCCCCCGACGCCACGACGGGGTGCAGGAACGGGAAGCGCTCGGGCGTCACGAGCTCGGAGAAGACCTCGGCGTACGCGGCGCCGGTCACGTCCCGGCCGCCAGGTGTCTGCCGGGCGCCGCGCAGCTCGCGCTGGATCCGGGCCGCGCTCTGCGCGTAGCTCGTGACGAGCATGATCATCGCGAGCTTGTCCTCGTCCGTGAGCGAGGTCCCGTGCATCGCGCGCAGGCCCAGGTCCACGAAGCGCAGGTTGTTGGGCGTGAGCGGCACGCCCTGGACCGCGACGTCGAGGAACCACGGGTGGGCCTCGTAGACCGCGAGCGTCGCGAGCGCGAACTCGCGCAGGCCGCGCCGCCACGTGGGCTCGTCGCCGTCGGGGATGCGCCCCTCCATGACCGCGTCGACCTCGGCCCGGGCGC
Proteins encoded:
- a CDS encoding TetR/AcrR family transcriptional regulator produces the protein MTDTTDPGLPHAIALAWGVAENPQRGPRRELSIERIVEQAIEIADAEGLGALSMSKLATALGYTTMSLYRYVTSKDDLLLLMQEQAIDIDLPSGARAEVDAVMEGRIPDGDEPTWRRGLREFALATLAVYEAHPWFLDVAVQGVPLTPNNLRFVDLGLRAMHGTSLTDEDKLAMIMLVTSYAQSAARIQRELRGARQTPGGRDVTGAAYAEVFSELVTPERFPFLHPVVASGAYLSEDDGVDDVVFGLERVLDGIGVYIDRSPAERADSPLPSSQERAAAEAYARDPQVKEASKARREAEKAVREAEKRLKEARKRERDAAKAAAERVAR
- a CDS encoding DeoR/GlpR family DNA-binding transcription regulator — encoded protein: MARHEDPTVGDAPGGLSKSVRWERMLALLADRQRLSVTEVSEQFGISESTVRRDFDQMADRRLAHRTHGGVVAASVAYGLPGRYGQQVDDRQLVAEAAARLVAQRHTGQPVVGFNGGRTTTLVAKMLGEISDQASEQAARHGEHVYTVVTSALNIATDLVLRPQVRTVCLGGTARAQSYELTGPLAVTMARSLWLDVLVVGMVGIDEHAGLTCADPDEAGVTTALVEHSRAVVAVGTSDKLGVRSFAQICDLSAVTTLVTDAGATEEQLAPLRDAGVEVVVVPTAPPAPPGVPSTTSAP
- a CDS encoding 1-phosphofructokinase family hexose kinase, yielding MSGDQQVRVLCLTPNPAWDVTYGVDRLDPGEALRVRSVAARAGGKGVNVARVVRALGGDSVAVAPVGGLLGPAFAADLEAAGQPASLVPVAGALRQAVAVVPEHAGPDDGGHPTVLNEPGAPLTAQEWALFVRTAVGLVGDGTVVTISGSLPAGTTQDRFTDLVRSLRAAGCPVHVDASGPGLLWAARAGADLLKPNRAELAEATGETGLAEGVAALQGLGARDVVVTDGEKGLAAFEPGSTTPAARARLDVPVQGNPTGAGDAAMAALAVSAGRPWAERLALTVATSAAAVLQPVAGEVDPQDVRRLGARVLAENLIDTRTTED
- a CDS encoding magnesium transporter MgtE N-terminal domain-containing protein, with the translated sequence MSATTRVFVARLAGTAVFDPLGDQVGRVRDVVVLLRPKGAPRAVGLVVEVPGRRRVFLPLTRVTSIDAGQVISTGLVNMRRFEQRAMETLAVSELLDRTVQFVDGSGSATVEDLSIEKQRTGDWLVNQLFVRRHTTPNALGIRRRGDAFVVEIGAVTGLAGTPETQGAARLLAAYDDLKPADLADVLHDLGDTRRLEVATALDNERLADVLEELPEDDQVAILSGLDTDRAADVLEAMQPDDAADLLHELPQEQAAELLELMEPEEARDVRRLLAYDEDTAGGLMTTEPVVLGPETTIATALAQIRRQDLPPALAALVFVVRPPLETPTGRFLGVVHFQKLLREPPHVSVGSVLDSDIEWVRPDAPLGRVTRLLAAYDLLALPVLDDEKRLLGAISVDDVLDHMLPDDWRETDDDADETSLGTQTPASSAFPIRRGGLRG
- a CDS encoding SIS domain-containing protein; protein product: MSTSHVSTEIASQPEVWREAARLAAERAAVLPQPGERVAIVGCGTSWFVAQAYAARREELGQGVTDAFAGSEYPVGRDYDRVVAITRSGTTTEILHLLDVLGGRQRTLAIVGDPTSPGAGAADDVVVMPFADEQSVVQTRFATAALTLLRAGLGDDVEALAAAAEDVVGWQVPEEVLDRTQFTFLGRGMAVGLANEAGLKMREASLAWAEAYPAMDYRHGPISISDETSAVILLGAEVPGLVEDVERTGALVVRFDEDAQLTLVRCQLLAVANAERKGLDPDAPRHLTRSIILEDVAS
- a CDS encoding DUF1003 domain-containing protein; its protein translation is MAERLDTPKAARRTLLPRVRVEQDAFGKISEGIARFMGTPRFLLYMTVFCLLWLGFNTWGPESLRFDSAALGFTALTLMLSLQASYSAPLILLAQNRQTDRDRVSAEQDRQRGERNLADTEYLAREMAALRIALNEVATRDFVRSEIRNLLEELDEKESERAAEAADVGRSTTGSAGSTGTSGRGGLDSPLPRSTSGRGANRDGRRATTGRRGPDATTEQ
- a CDS encoding ROK family protein, which gives rise to MRPGEEQPAFPAAPEPAAGTAGLRPAVIALDVGGTDIKSALVARGASPGEPDEILLERVAPTRAAQGPEASVAAVLAAVEALRAEVPAGYHVRGVGLAVPGVVDEDAGVVLNAENLDWVDLPLRQVVADATGLPVGFGHDVRAGGLAEARLGAGRGEPDHAYVSVGTGIAAAIVLRGEVYAGRGFAGELGHGGVRGGTPCPCGGSGCAETYASAAGMARSYRERTGASALEVPGSAEVLARATAGDAVAREVWDRAVDRLGELVAAMVRVLALPVVVVGGGLVRAGDDLMVPLDAAVRSYLTIHPAPRLVPAVLGSAAGTYGATVLAWDAVATNDLEPM
- a CDS encoding general stress protein, translated to MSMTRPNSAPKVPTPPSGEQIASYATYLEAQKAVDYLSDNKFAVEYVTIVGTDLRMVERVMGRLTYGRVALAGLASGAWFGLFVGLLLYMFNSGGGLMLAAIGLGAGFGLLFSVLSYSLTGGKRDFTSSSQIVASSYSLLCLAERAGDARRLLSQMPDGAAAVARQVPPVAGQTGQPAQPGHWGQPGQAPGQHQGQPGQPWGAQQPQAPAPVVSPVQPTDAPAQPAPPVRTPDPRWTTPSGAPRYGAMRSDVTPPAPADGAPVEGKGASATDAQAAADGATDETSSGTR
- a CDS encoding class II fructose-bisphosphate aldolase, whose protein sequence is MPLVTAHQLVDRARAESRGVGAFNVIQVEHAEAFVAAAARAGTGVVLQISQNAAKYHGGLEPIALATLAIARASSAPVVVHLDHAEDRALVSEAVRLGFTSVMYDGSALDYEQNVEATADVVREAHARGVFVEAELGKVGGKDGVHAPGVRTDPAEAVAFVAATGVDALAVAVGSSHAMTDRTASLDFERIAELRAAVPVPLVLHGSSGVADHDLTRAVKEGMTKINVSTHLNNTLTRALRAYLDEHPTVVDPRKYLGAGRDAMRDEVVRLLAVLDAV
- a CDS encoding maleylpyruvate isomerase N-terminal domain-containing protein, with amino-acid sequence MDALASIARDSALFLDAVRAAPPGARVPACPEWGAADLTYHLAEVQSFWSAVVGPAAGEGLDADDVAPLARPAHDAALPDLAATATARLLAALTGRDPSEPCWSWHDAGRTVGWVSRRQAHEALVHRVDAEQTAGRDVTSADPQVAADGVDEVLRVLVDGIPAWGTFTPDGSTVSVAVDGPGETPRSWELAFGRLTGVGPESGTAYDLDSAQLVDLPGSTTAQVSGPAWALDLWLWGRADRQGLTVHGDPALVDRLRAVANEGMQ